One genomic region from Streptomyces sp. NBC_01304 encodes:
- a CDS encoding 1-aminocyclopropane-1-carboxylate deaminase has protein sequence MPLDAFARHPLLFGPSPVHPLHRLSEHLGGARIWAKREDCNSGLAFGGNKTRKLEYLLPDALAKGADTLVTIGGVQSNHTRQVAAVAARAGLKAVLVQESWVNWPDPVTDKVGNILLSRLMGADIRLVRAEFGIGFKDSWQQALEDVRAGGGTPYAIPAGASDHPLGGLGFAGWAAEVRRQEQEMGVFFDTIVVCSVTGSTQAGMIAGFAGQDRPRRVLGIDASAELDRTRAQVEKIARQTAELIDLERDLRDDEITLLEGWAGDAYGIPVQSTLEAIRLTARLEGMIIDPVYEGKSMAALIDLVRHDEIPRDSNVLYAHLGGQLALNAYSGAFH, from the coding sequence ATGCCCCTCGATGCCTTCGCACGCCATCCCCTGCTGTTCGGACCGAGCCCCGTCCACCCGCTGCACCGCCTCAGCGAGCACCTCGGTGGGGCCCGGATCTGGGCCAAACGGGAAGACTGCAACAGCGGGTTGGCATTCGGCGGGAACAAGACCCGCAAGCTGGAGTACCTGCTGCCGGACGCCCTCGCCAAGGGCGCGGACACCCTGGTCACCATCGGCGGGGTGCAGTCCAACCACACCCGGCAGGTCGCCGCGGTCGCGGCCCGGGCCGGACTGAAGGCTGTCCTGGTCCAGGAGAGCTGGGTGAACTGGCCGGACCCGGTCACCGACAAGGTCGGCAACATCCTGCTGTCCCGCCTGATGGGCGCCGACATACGCCTGGTCAGGGCGGAGTTCGGCATCGGGTTCAAGGACAGCTGGCAGCAGGCCCTGGAGGATGTGCGCGCCGGCGGCGGCACTCCGTACGCCATCCCGGCCGGAGCCTCGGACCATCCCCTGGGCGGCCTCGGCTTCGCCGGCTGGGCCGCAGAGGTACGTCGGCAGGAGCAGGAGATGGGCGTCTTCTTCGACACGATCGTGGTCTGCAGCGTCACCGGCAGCACCCAGGCCGGCATGATCGCAGGCTTCGCGGGTCAGGACCGACCGCGCCGGGTGCTGGGCATAGACGCCTCAGCCGAGCTCGACAGGACCCGCGCCCAGGTGGAGAAGATAGCCCGCCAAACGGCCGAACTCATCGACCTGGAGCGGGACTTGCGCGACGACGAGATCACCCTCCTCGAGGGCTGGGCCGGGGACGCCTACGGCATTCCCGTCCAGTCCACCCTGGAGGCCATACGGCTCACCGCACGCCTCGAAGGCATGATCATCGACCCCGTGTACGAGGGCAAGTCGATGGCCGCGCTCATCGACCTCGTACGCCATGACGAAATCCCCCGGGATTCCAACGTCCTGTACGCCCACCTCGGCGGACAGCTCGCCCTCAATGCTTACAGCGGCGCCTTCCACTAG
- a CDS encoding glycoside hydrolase family 3 protein, whose protein sequence is MPSRIRGARRPAALAAMTAVAALLAQAGVLSPSAGAHGRPSVQPRLGSRDIPLIESHGLRFRDLDRNGSLTPYEDWRLSDSARARDLVSRMTLQEKAGLLVHGTLTASGEGYDAAKTAQLVGERHVTTAITRLSQSPQKVAAASNQVQQVAEKQRLGIPVMISTDPRNGFAVVEGQTVAGAGTTAMPDAIGIAAAHSPRLTERLGDVIRREYRAVGISEGLSPQADIATEPRWTRINGTFGSDPTDAGRQVNAYVKGLQGGSTGLDTDSVATVTKHWVGYGAQANGYDSHYYYGRYATFPGKNFQDHITPFQGAFAANTSGIMPTYSILKDLTYKGHKLDQVGAGFNSYLLKDLLRGTYDFDGLIVSDWGITGSCPEECRNTRPPAPFFGAWGVGMSWGVEDKTVLERFALALNAGVDQIGGSDEPSYVVQAVRRKLVTEKRVDESARRVLEQKFQLGLFEDPYVSEQAAGRIVGNAGFQALGDRAQADSLTLLKNSDRTLPAKRGKVRDVYLYGISAAEAKARGLNVVADPDDADLALVRLADPRGGADLTGLEFSASDPAYKAFLAAAKSGTPTVAIPKLDRPLVLTDMARQADAVLANYGVSDSVLLDTVFGERSPGGKLPFELPSSQKEVEAQLGDVPDDTTNPLYERGFGLGYRAAHGR, encoded by the coding sequence ATGCCTTCACGTATCCGCGGCGCGAGAAGGCCGGCGGCGTTGGCCGCGATGACCGCCGTCGCCGCACTCCTGGCCCAGGCGGGCGTGCTCAGCCCGTCGGCCGGCGCCCATGGACGGCCCTCCGTACAGCCCCGGCTCGGCTCGCGTGACATACCGCTGATCGAGTCCCACGGACTGCGCTTTCGCGACCTGGACCGCAACGGCTCGCTCACTCCGTACGAGGACTGGCGCCTGAGCGACTCCGCACGTGCCCGGGACCTGGTGTCCCGCATGACGCTGCAGGAGAAGGCCGGGCTTCTGGTCCACGGCACCCTGACCGCCTCCGGCGAAGGCTACGACGCGGCCAAGACGGCCCAACTTGTGGGCGAGCGCCATGTCACGACGGCCATCACCCGGCTGTCGCAGTCCCCGCAGAAGGTCGCGGCGGCAAGCAACCAGGTGCAACAGGTCGCCGAGAAGCAGCGGTTGGGCATCCCGGTGATGATTTCCACCGACCCGCGCAACGGCTTCGCGGTCGTCGAGGGCCAGACCGTCGCCGGCGCGGGTACGACCGCCATGCCGGACGCCATCGGCATCGCCGCCGCGCACAGCCCGCGGCTCACCGAGAGACTCGGCGACGTCATCCGCCGTGAGTACCGGGCCGTCGGCATCTCCGAAGGCCTCTCCCCACAGGCGGACATCGCCACCGAGCCCCGCTGGACCAGGATCAACGGAACCTTCGGCTCCGACCCCACGGACGCCGGCCGCCAGGTGAACGCCTACGTCAAGGGCCTGCAGGGCGGATCCACGGGGCTGGACACGGACAGCGTCGCCACCGTCACCAAGCACTGGGTGGGCTACGGCGCCCAGGCCAACGGCTACGACAGCCACTACTACTACGGCCGGTACGCCACCTTCCCCGGCAAGAACTTCCAGGACCACATCACGCCGTTCCAGGGCGCATTCGCCGCGAACACGTCCGGCATCATGCCCACGTACTCGATCCTCAAGGACCTGACGTACAAGGGCCACAAGCTCGATCAGGTCGGCGCGGGCTTCAACTCCTACCTGCTGAAGGACCTCCTGCGCGGGACGTACGACTTCGACGGCCTCATCGTCTCCGACTGGGGCATCACCGGCAGTTGTCCCGAGGAGTGCCGCAACACCCGCCCGCCGGCTCCCTTCTTCGGGGCGTGGGGCGTCGGCATGTCGTGGGGCGTGGAGGACAAGACCGTACTGGAGCGCTTCGCACTCGCACTGAACGCGGGCGTCGACCAGATCGGCGGCAGCGACGAGCCGTCGTACGTCGTGCAGGCCGTCAGGCGGAAGCTCGTCACCGAGAAGAGGGTCGACGAGTCGGCCCGGCGGGTGCTGGAGCAGAAGTTCCAACTGGGCCTGTTCGAGGACCCGTACGTCTCCGAGCAGGCAGCGGGCCGCATCGTCGGCAACGCCGGCTTCCAGGCCCTGGGCGACCGGGCACAGGCCGATTCGCTGACCCTCCTCAAGAACAGCGACCGGACGCTGCCGGCCAAGCGCGGCAAGGTCCGTGACGTCTACCTGTACGGAATCTCCGCGGCCGAGGCGAAGGCTCGCGGGTTGAACGTGGTCGCCGACCCGGACGACGCCGATCTGGCGCTCGTACGGCTGGCCGACCCCCGGGGCGGTGCCGACCTGACCGGCCTGGAGTTCAGCGCCTCGGACCCGGCGTACAAGGCCTTCCTGGCGGCCGCGAAGAGCGGTACTCCTACCGTCGCGATCCCCAAGCTGGACCGGCCGTTGGTCCTCACCGACATGGCCCGTCAGGCCGACGCGGTGTTGGCCAACTACGGAGTCTCCGACAGCGTCCTGCTCGACACCGTCTTCGGCGAGCGCAGTCCGGGCGGCAAGCTGCCCTTCGAGCTGCCTTCGTCCCAGAAGGAGGTGGAGGCCCAGCTCGGCGACGTGCCCGACGACACGACGAATCCGTTGTACGAGCGCGGGTTCGGCCTGGGCTACCGGGCCGCGCACGGACGGTGA
- a CDS encoding GTP-binding protein translates to MWGRRRKIGRGPLVQAAVIGAAGHGKSTLVQALTEVVPQEFRQPAQPLGQFGTARGSYQLYDSPDLDSFRSRLAVGAGQLGGAVLAVSAEDGPMPDTREYLEAARAAGVTQVAVFLGKCDLVNDPEITEIIELEIRELLHELGYPGDQCPVVHGSALRAMHQAGSRQGRRDVVRLTEALDGHFG, encoded by the coding sequence ATGTGGGGTAGGCGGCGGAAAATCGGCCGGGGGCCGTTGGTACAGGCGGCGGTCATAGGCGCCGCGGGGCACGGCAAGAGCACCCTGGTGCAGGCCTTGACCGAGGTCGTGCCCCAGGAGTTTCGGCAACCGGCGCAGCCACTCGGGCAATTCGGCACGGCACGCGGCTCCTACCAGCTGTACGACAGCCCCGACCTGGACTCCTTCCGCTCCCGACTCGCCGTCGGTGCCGGGCAGTTGGGCGGTGCAGTGCTGGCCGTCTCCGCCGAGGACGGTCCCATGCCGGACACCCGGGAGTATCTGGAGGCGGCACGGGCGGCGGGCGTGACACAGGTCGCGGTGTTCCTCGGCAAGTGCGACCTGGTCAACGACCCGGAGATCACGGAAATAATCGAGCTCGAAATCCGCGAGCTGCTGCACGAGCTGGGCTACCCCGGGGACCAGTGCCCGGTCGTGCACGGCTCCGCGTTGCGGGCGATGCACCAAGCCGGCTCCCGGCAGGGGCGCCGCGACGTGGTACGTCTGACGGAGGCCCTCGACGGTCACTTCGGCTGA
- a CDS encoding PIG-L family deacetylase produces MTDRPLTLMAVHAHPDDEATGTGGVLARYAAEGIRTVLVTCTDGGCGDGPGGVKPGDPGHDPAAVALMRRQELKESCDVLKISDLEMLDYADSGMMGWASNDAPGSFWQTPVEEGAARLAELMRHYRPDVVVTYDENGFYGHPDHIQAHRITMAALEMVELTPKVYWTTMPRSGMQRFGELMRELHPDMPEPDPAEAAAMAEIGLPDDEITTWVDTLAFSGQKFDALAAHASQGENIFFLKMGKERFGELMGMETFVRVKDATGSTAPEDDLFAGLR; encoded by the coding sequence ATGACTGACCGGCCGTTGACGCTCATGGCTGTACACGCCCACCCCGACGACGAGGCCACCGGAACCGGCGGGGTCCTGGCGCGATATGCGGCGGAAGGCATCCGCACGGTTCTCGTGACCTGTACCGACGGCGGCTGCGGTGACGGACCGGGGGGTGTCAAGCCGGGGGATCCCGGTCATGATCCGGCGGCCGTCGCGCTGATGCGGCGTCAAGAACTCAAGGAGAGCTGTGACGTCCTGAAGATCAGCGATCTGGAAATGCTGGACTATGCCGACTCCGGAATGATGGGCTGGGCGAGCAACGACGCCCCCGGATCCTTCTGGCAGACCCCGGTGGAGGAGGGCGCCGCCCGCCTTGCGGAGCTCATGCGGCACTACCGGCCCGATGTGGTCGTCACCTACGACGAGAACGGCTTCTACGGGCACCCCGACCACATCCAGGCCCACCGCATCACGATGGCCGCGCTGGAGATGGTCGAGCTGACGCCGAAGGTGTACTGGACGACGATGCCCCGCTCGGGGATGCAGCGCTTCGGCGAGCTCATGCGCGAGCTGCATCCGGACATGCCGGAGCCGGATCCTGCCGAGGCTGCGGCGATGGCCGAGATCGGCCTGCCCGACGACGAGATCACCACGTGGGTCGACACCCTCGCATTCAGCGGCCAGAAGTTCGATGCGCTGGCCGCGCACGCCAGTCAGGGCGAGAACATCTTCTTCCTCAAGATGGGCAAGGAGAGGTTCGGCGAGCTGATGGGCATGGAGACCTTCGTGCGGGTCAAGGACGCCACCGGCTCCACCGCACCCGAGGACGATCTCTTCGCCGGACTGCGCTGA
- a CDS encoding histidine phosphatase family protein — translation MQDRYLYLARHGEATSEEGGLTEGGRRQAELLGRRLHEVPLTAVHHGPLPRAAQTARLIAEQVSGVPLRECETAGDYVPYVPDRGELPSEIADAMLSRLGSVSAAERTHGAELARRAVADFTGPVEHGDAPRHDLVVTHAFLVAWLVRAALDAPPWRWMSLTHGNAALTVIRYAEARPATVLVYNDVSHLPDELRWTGFPPQLRTP, via the coding sequence ATGCAAGATCGATATTTGTACCTTGCCCGTCACGGTGAAGCCACCTCCGAAGAGGGCGGGCTGACAGAGGGCGGGCGGCGGCAGGCAGAGCTGCTGGGCCGGCGTCTGCATGAGGTACCGCTGACGGCGGTCCACCACGGTCCGCTGCCCCGTGCGGCGCAGACGGCGCGGTTGATCGCAGAGCAGGTGAGCGGGGTGCCACTGCGCGAGTGCGAGACGGCTGGGGACTACGTTCCGTATGTGCCGGATCGAGGCGAGCTCCCCTCGGAAATTGCCGACGCCATGCTGTCGCGTCTGGGCTCGGTTTCGGCCGCGGAGCGTACACATGGTGCGGAGCTTGCCCGCCGGGCAGTCGCGGACTTCACCGGACCGGTGGAGCACGGGGATGCACCCCGGCATGACCTTGTCGTCACCCACGCGTTCCTCGTCGCCTGGCTCGTCCGTGCCGCTCTGGATGCGCCGCCCTGGCGCTGGATGAGTCTCACCCACGGTAACGCGGCACTGACCGTGATTCGCTACGCCGAGGCCCGGCCCGCAACCGTCCTCGTCTACAACGACGTGAGCCACCTCCCGGACGAGCTGCGCTGGACCGGGTTTCCCCCTCAGCTCCGCACGCCCTGA
- a CDS encoding PQQ-dependent sugar dehydrogenase: MRKRRSTWYPLTALAAATLLAAGLLAPAAGAAEAPRPRAAAEEFQQVTLAKGVAETGEPMTMAVLPDRSVLHTSRDGTLRLTDAAGTTKVSGKLDVYSHDEEGLQGIGVDPGFSSNRYVYLYYAPKLSTPAGDAPATGSAADFAPFDGVNRLSRFVLKQDGTLDAASEKKVLDVPASRGICCHVGGDIDFDKAGNLYLSTGDDSNPFASDGYTPIDERANRNPAYDSQRGAGNTNDLRGKILRIKVNGDGSYAIPSGNLFAPGTAKTRPEIYAMGFRNPFRMSVDKPTGTVFVGDYGPDAGTASASRGPAGQVEFNRITKAGNYGWPYCTGKNDAYVDYDFATNTSGAKFNCAAPKNTSPRNTGLTDLPAAQPAWIPYDGGSVPEFGSGSESPMGGPVYRYDAANPSDVKFPQSYDGNFFAGEFGRRWIKRIAQGTDGTVQSINSFPWSGTQVMDMAFGPDGALYVLDYGTGYFNGDANSALYRIENVTGGRSPIAQAKADKTSGKAPLTVAFSSTGSSDPDGDPVTYAWKFGDGAISSAANPSHTYTTNGQYTATLTVSDNTGKSGSASVQITVGNTAPTVKLELPVEGRIIDPGAAVPYKVTVTDREDGTIDCAKVKISFIVGHDSHGHPQTSKTGCSGTVQTLADGEHDPNANIFGVWDAEYTDKGANGQPALTTHDQHISQPSHRQAEHYGDSQGVQVTSHDPAHGGKTVGYIENGDWISFKPYALDDATRFTARVSSGGAGGTIEVRAGSTTGALLGTVQVPVTGGWVTFQDVSTALANQPATTTTLYLVFKGGSGSLFDVDDFAFSTTGHSLRMGVVKGLGGKCMDVAGANTANGTAIQLYDCNGTAAQKWTLPGDGTLRALNKCLDVAGAGTANGTKIQLYDCNNTGAQSWQAQADGTLRNPNSGKCLDVEGASSANGTRLILWTCAATSNQKWTLP; encoded by the coding sequence GTGCGCAAGAGACGATCAACGTGGTACCCGCTCACCGCATTAGCCGCCGCCACCCTGCTTGCGGCAGGCCTGCTCGCACCCGCGGCGGGTGCGGCCGAGGCACCTCGACCACGAGCCGCAGCGGAGGAGTTCCAGCAGGTCACCCTCGCCAAGGGCGTCGCAGAGACGGGCGAGCCGATGACCATGGCGGTGCTGCCGGACCGCTCGGTCCTGCACACCTCGCGCGACGGCACGCTGCGACTCACCGACGCCGCCGGAACCACCAAGGTGTCCGGCAAGCTCGACGTCTACAGCCATGACGAAGAAGGCCTGCAGGGCATCGGCGTCGACCCCGGTTTCTCGTCCAACCGGTACGTCTACCTGTACTACGCGCCCAAGCTCTCCACCCCTGCGGGCGATGCCCCCGCCACCGGGAGCGCCGCCGACTTCGCCCCCTTCGACGGCGTCAACCGGCTCTCCCGCTTCGTCCTGAAGCAGGACGGCACGCTCGATGCCGCGAGCGAGAAGAAGGTCCTGGACGTGCCCGCCTCCCGCGGCATCTGCTGTCACGTCGGCGGCGACATCGACTTCGACAAGGCCGGCAACCTCTACCTGTCGACCGGCGACGACTCCAACCCCTTCGCCTCCGACGGCTACACGCCCATCGACGAGCGGGCCAACCGCAATCCCGCGTACGACTCCCAGCGCGGCGCCGGGAACACCAACGACCTGCGCGGCAAGATCCTGCGCATCAAGGTCAACGGGGACGGCTCGTACGCCATACCCTCCGGCAACCTCTTCGCGCCCGGAACTGCCAAGACCCGGCCCGAGATCTACGCGATGGGCTTCCGCAACCCGTTCCGGATGAGCGTCGACAAGCCCACCGGGACGGTGTTCGTCGGGGACTACGGGCCCGACGCCGGCACCGCCAGCGCCTCGCGCGGACCGGCAGGACAGGTGGAGTTCAACCGGATCACCAAGGCCGGGAACTACGGCTGGCCGTACTGCACCGGCAAGAACGACGCCTACGTCGACTACGACTTCGCCACCAACACCTCGGGTGCCAAGTTCAACTGCGCGGCACCGAAGAACACTTCGCCGCGCAACACCGGCCTCACGGACCTGCCCGCCGCCCAGCCCGCGTGGATCCCGTACGACGGCGGCTCCGTGCCCGAGTTCGGCAGTGGCTCCGAGTCCCCGATGGGCGGCCCGGTCTACCGCTACGACGCGGCCAACCCCTCCGACGTGAAGTTCCCCCAGTCCTACGACGGGAACTTCTTCGCCGGGGAGTTCGGCCGCCGCTGGATCAAGCGGATCGCGCAGGGCACGGACGGCACCGTGCAGTCCATCAACTCCTTCCCGTGGAGCGGGACGCAGGTGATGGACATGGCGTTCGGGCCGGACGGTGCCCTGTACGTCCTGGACTACGGCACCGGCTACTTCAACGGCGATGCGAACTCCGCCCTGTACCGCATCGAGAACGTCACCGGCGGCCGCTCCCCGATCGCCCAGGCCAAGGCCGACAAGACCTCCGGCAAGGCCCCGCTGACCGTCGCCTTCTCCTCCACCGGCAGCTCGGACCCGGACGGCGACCCCGTCACCTACGCCTGGAAGTTCGGTGACGGCGCCATCTCGAGCGCCGCCAACCCCTCCCACACCTACACCACCAACGGCCAGTACACGGCCACGCTCACCGTCTCCGACAACACCGGCAAGAGCGGCTCGGCCTCCGTGCAGATCACCGTCGGCAACACCGCGCCGACCGTGAAACTGGAGCTGCCCGTCGAGGGCCGGATCATCGATCCGGGCGCGGCCGTTCCGTACAAGGTGACCGTGACCGACCGCGAGGACGGCACCATCGACTGCGCCAAGGTCAAGATCAGTTTCATCGTCGGGCACGACAGCCACGGCCACCCGCAGACGTCCAAGACCGGCTGCTCCGGCACCGTACAGACCCTCGCCGACGGCGAGCACGACCCGAACGCCAACATCTTCGGCGTCTGGGACGCGGAGTACACCGACAAGGGCGCGAACGGACAGCCCGCGCTGACCACCCACGACCAGCACATCAGCCAGCCGAGCCACCGCCAGGCGGAGCACTACGGCGATTCACAGGGCGTACAGGTCACCAGCCACGACCCCGCGCACGGCGGCAAGACGGTGGGCTACATCGAGAACGGCGACTGGATCTCCTTCAAGCCGTACGCCCTCGACGACGCCACCCGATTCACCGCACGCGTCTCCTCCGGCGGCGCCGGCGGCACCATCGAGGTGCGCGCCGGCTCCACCACCGGGGCGCTGCTCGGCACCGTTCAGGTGCCGGTGACCGGTGGCTGGGTGACCTTCCAGGACGTCAGCACCGCCCTGGCCAACCAGCCCGCCACCACGACCACCCTCTACCTCGTCTTCAAGGGCGGCAGCGGCTCGCTCTTCGACGTGGACGACTTCGCCTTCAGCACCACGGGCCACAGCTTGCGCATGGGGGTGGTGAAGGGGTTGGGCGGTAAGTGCATGGACGTGGCCGGCGCCAACACGGCGAACGGCACGGCCATCCAGCTCTACGACTGCAACGGCACCGCTGCTCAGAAGTGGACGCTGCCGGGCGACGGCACGCTGCGCGCCCTGAACAAGTGCCTCGATGTCGCCGGGGCGGGCACGGCCAACGGCACCAAGATCCAGCTCTATGACTGCAACAACACCGGGGCCCAGTCCTGGCAGGCGCAAGCCGACGGGACGCTGCGCAATCCCAACTCCGGCAAATGCCTCGACGTCGAAGGCGCAAGCTCCGCCAACGGCACCCGCCTCATCCTGTGGACCTGCGCCGCCACCTCCAACCAGAAATGGACGTTGCCCTGA
- a CDS encoding DinB family protein, with the protein MNSEPRGDLRPPSLNADEKTTLLAFLNYLREAVAAKASGTSDKALRTAGVSSGTSILSLIKHLTAVELNWFAWAYAGADVEPWDDESQPGDDETAESLLTAYDQAIGRCNEIIHACNDLDRPGARSLRETPPPTMRWVLVHMIEETARHAGHADILREQIDSSVGR; encoded by the coding sequence ATGAATTCCGAGCCGCGTGGCGATCTGCGACCGCCGAGTCTCAACGCCGATGAGAAGACGACTCTGCTGGCCTTCCTCAACTACTTGAGGGAAGCGGTCGCAGCCAAGGCGTCGGGGACATCCGACAAGGCACTCAGGACTGCTGGGGTGTCATCAGGGACCAGCATCCTCAGCCTCATCAAGCATCTGACCGCAGTTGAGCTCAATTGGTTTGCCTGGGCGTATGCCGGCGCTGACGTCGAGCCATGGGACGACGAGTCCCAACCTGGTGACGACGAGACTGCCGAGAGCCTGCTCACGGCTTACGATCAGGCGATCGGGCGGTGCAATGAGATCATCCACGCGTGCAATGACCTGGATCGGCCAGGCGCCCGTTCACTCCGCGAGACGCCTCCGCCAACGATGCGCTGGGTCTTGGTGCACATGATCGAGGAGACTGCTCGGCACGCCGGCCATGCTGACATCCTCCGTGAGCAGATCGACAGTTCGGTCGGCCGGTGA
- a CDS encoding nitrate reductase produces MPGEDAEILRRFCDAVVDLPERELAALYREAFACGDRLSLSLSSRGGVGAAHDPAISPVRWERLYRLHGWRSPVGEAPDFLPSVLEFTACRPVPGRLAMEAYLGRLDLLRVSLSQRQSPYADVLAAVCTALRRPPHTPRSVSTARRRRLN; encoded by the coding sequence ATGCCGGGTGAGGATGCAGAGATACTGCGACGCTTCTGCGACGCGGTCGTGGACTTGCCCGAGCGGGAGCTTGCCGCCCTCTACCGTGAAGCCTTCGCGTGCGGGGACCGCCTTTCGCTGTCACTGTCCTCGCGTGGCGGCGTCGGCGCAGCTCACGATCCAGCGATCTCCCCCGTGCGGTGGGAACGTCTCTATCGCCTGCACGGCTGGCGCTCACCCGTCGGCGAGGCACCCGATTTCCTGCCGTCGGTCCTGGAGTTCACGGCCTGTCGGCCGGTGCCGGGCCGTCTGGCGATGGAGGCGTACCTGGGCAGGCTCGACCTGCTGCGGGTGTCACTGAGCCAGCGACAGAGCCCGTACGCCGACGTACTCGCGGCAGTGTGCACGGCCCTGCGCAGGCCGCCGCACACGCCGCGATCGGTGAGCACCGCCAGGCGTCGTCGCCTCAACTGA